From a single Candidatus Methylomirabilota bacterium genomic region:
- a CDS encoding 3-oxoacyl-ACP reductase family protein: MGKLDGRVALVTGASRGIGAAIAVAFGREGARVAVNYRRSEVQALAVVAAIEAAGSKAIALQADVAQAPAVRTLVDRTVAAFGPIDILVNNAGILNAVPLDQMMEEVWDEMLATNLRSVFLCTRAVLPAMLARGRGRIINITSQLGQKGMPNHTHYAAAKAGVIGLTRALAREVGPRGIHVNAIAPGPIETDLIGPVTDDFRREKTAIFALRRLGQPDEVAPTAVFLACDDSSYYAGQTLCPNGGDIMV; the protein is encoded by the coding sequence ATGGGCAAGCTCGACGGGCGAGTCGCGCTGGTGACGGGAGCGAGCCGCGGGATCGGCGCCGCTATCGCCGTCGCCTTCGGCCGGGAAGGCGCCAGGGTGGCCGTCAACTACCGTCGCAGCGAGGTCCAGGCCCTCGCGGTGGTGGCGGCGATCGAAGCCGCCGGGAGCAAAGCGATTGCCCTGCAGGCCGACGTCGCCCAGGCGCCGGCCGTCCGCACGCTGGTCGACCGCACCGTCGCCGCTTTCGGCCCCATCGACATCCTCGTGAACAATGCCGGCATCCTCAATGCCGTGCCGCTGGATCAGATGATGGAGGAGGTCTGGGACGAGATGCTGGCGACCAACCTGCGCTCGGTCTTCCTCTGCACGCGGGCCGTCCTGCCGGCGATGCTCGCCCGCGGGCGCGGCCGGATCATCAACATCACCTCGCAGCTCGGCCAGAAGGGCATGCCCAATCACACCCACTACGCGGCGGCCAAGGCGGGGGTGATCGGGCTCACGCGAGCGCTGGCCCGGGAAGTGGGGCCGCGCGGTATCCATGTCAACGCGATCGCCCCCGGCCCCATCGAGACGGACCTGATCGGGCCCGTCACCGACGATTTCCGCCGGGAGAAGACCGCCATCTTCGCGCTGCGCCGGCTCGGGCAGCCTGACGAGGTCGCGCCCACGGCGGTGTTCCTGGCCTGCGACGACTCCAGCTACTACGCCGGCCAGACACTGTGCCCCAATGGCGGCGACATCATGGTGTAG
- a CDS encoding RidA family protein has translation MTIKRLNPGPRLSQAVVHGETVYVAGQVSAEPAASAKGQTEQILKKIDALLAAAGSHKSKLLSATVYVASMAYYDEMNAAWETWVDPANPPARATVEARLASPKYLVEIVVVAAL, from the coding sequence ATGACCATCAAACGTCTGAATCCCGGTCCCCGCCTGAGCCAGGCCGTCGTCCACGGCGAAACGGTCTACGTGGCCGGTCAGGTGTCCGCCGAGCCGGCCGCGTCGGCCAAAGGCCAGACCGAGCAGATCCTCAAGAAGATCGACGCGCTGCTGGCTGCCGCGGGCAGCCACAAGTCCAAGCTCCTGTCGGCGACCGTCTACGTGGCCAGCATGGCGTACTACGACGAAATGAACGCGGCGTGGGAAACATGGGTCGATCCGGCAAACCCGCCGGCCCGCGCCACGGTCGAGGCGCGGCTGGCCTCGCCCAAGTATCTGGTCGAGATCGTCGTCGTCGCCGCCCTCTGA
- a CDS encoding DUF3500 domain-containing protein: MSHAGGRRWFLQGAATTALLHGFRPTLVRADDAARQSMARAATAFLATLDAGQRRRAAFAFDDAERVNWHYVPRRRKGLPVKDMPAPARA, from the coding sequence ATGAGCCACGCCGGCGGCCGCCGATGGTTTCTCCAGGGCGCCGCCACGACCGCGCTGCTCCACGGGTTCCGCCCCACGCTCGTCCGCGCCGACGATGCGGCCCGGCAGTCCATGGCGCGAGCGGCCACCGCGTTCCTGGCCACGCTCGACGCCGGGCAGCGTCGGCGCGCGGCATTCGCGTTCGACGACGCCGAGCGGGTCAACTGGCACTACGTCCCGCGTCGCCGCAAGGGCCTTCCCGTCAAGGACATGCCGGCGCCGGCGCGCGCCAG
- a CDS encoding tartrate dehydrogenase, with product MMKHRIAVIPGDGIGREVLPEGMRALEAAGRRFGFELEWTLFDWSCERYAKTGQMMPDDGLDQLRAFEAIYLGAVGWPGVPDHVSLWGLLIPIRRGFHQYVNLRPVRLLRGVRSPLRDRGPADIDMLIIRENNEGEYSEIGGRLYKDSAEELAVQQAVFTRRGCDRIMRYAFERARQRRRHVTSATKSNGIIHSMPFWDERFAAMAAQYPDVKTAQYHIDILTAHFVQHPDWFDVVVASNLFGDILSDLGPAIAGSIGIAAGGNINPDKQYPSMFEPVQGSAPDIAGKGIANPVAQIWTGALLLEHLGHADAAAAIVGAIERIVEEGRAVTRDLGGKATTQEAGAAIAALL from the coding sequence CTGATGAAACACCGCATCGCGGTCATCCCCGGCGACGGCATCGGCCGAGAGGTCCTGCCCGAGGGCATGCGCGCCCTCGAGGCGGCCGGCCGCCGCTTCGGCTTCGAGCTGGAGTGGACGCTGTTCGACTGGAGCTGCGAGCGGTACGCCAAGACCGGGCAGATGATGCCGGACGACGGCCTGGATCAGCTGCGCGCCTTCGAGGCCATCTATCTGGGCGCAGTGGGCTGGCCGGGGGTGCCGGACCACGTCTCGCTGTGGGGGCTGCTCATCCCCATTCGCCGCGGGTTCCATCAGTACGTGAATCTCCGCCCCGTGCGCCTGCTCCGGGGCGTGCGCTCGCCCCTGCGCGATCGCGGGCCGGCCGACATCGACATGCTGATCATCCGGGAGAACAACGAGGGGGAGTACTCGGAGATCGGCGGCCGCCTGTACAAGGACAGCGCCGAGGAGCTGGCCGTGCAGCAGGCCGTCTTCACCCGGCGGGGCTGCGATCGCATCATGCGCTACGCGTTCGAGCGGGCCCGCCAGCGCCGCCGGCACGTCACCTCGGCGACCAAGTCGAACGGTATCATCCATTCCATGCCGTTCTGGGACGAGCGGTTCGCCGCCATGGCCGCCCAGTACCCTGACGTGAAGACGGCCCAGTACCACATCGACATCCTCACCGCTCACTTCGTCCAGCACCCCGACTGGTTCGACGTCGTGGTGGCCTCCAACCTGTTCGGGGACATCCTGTCCGACCTGGGCCCGGCCATCGCCGGATCGATCGGCATCGCCGCGGGCGGGAACATCAACCCCGACAAGCAGTACCCGTCCATGTTCGAGCCGGTACAAGGCTCGGCGCCCGACATCGCCGGCAAGGGTATCGCCAACCCCGTGGCCCAGATCTGGACGGGCGCCCTGCTCCTGGAGCACCTGGGACACGCCGACGCCGCCGCGGCCATCGTGGGCGCCATCGAGCGGATCGTCGAGGAAGGCCGCGCGGTGACGCGCGACCTGGGGGGCAAGGCCACGACGCAGGAGGCCGGCGCGGCCATCGCCGCCCTGCTCTGA
- a CDS encoding NADPH:quinone reductase: MRAAWYERNGPAAEVLRVGELPVPEPGPGEVRVRIVASGLNPTDVKARAGSRPMGHPRVVPHQDGAGVIDKVGPGVPASRVGERVWLYIVQWQRAWGTAAEFTVVPARLAVTLPANTSFAEGACLGIPAVTAHRCLFADGPLDGQTVLVTGGAGAVGNYAVQLAKWAGARVIATVSSPEKAALAAAAGADHTVNYRTSDVAAEILALTGGAGVDRIVDVDFGANLPASVKVIKTNGTIATYASMGEPEPKLPFYALMARNATVRPVLLYTMPERAKDEAARDIAHLVEAGRLIHVIGARFPLERIVEAHQAQESGKITGNIVVDVAKD, translated from the coding sequence ATGCGGGCAGCCTGGTACGAGCGTAACGGGCCAGCGGCGGAAGTGCTCAGGGTCGGCGAGCTGCCGGTTCCCGAGCCCGGCCCCGGCGAGGTGCGCGTGCGCATCGTCGCCTCCGGCCTGAATCCCACCGACGTCAAGGCGCGAGCCGGATCTCGACCGATGGGCCACCCCCGCGTGGTGCCGCACCAGGACGGTGCTGGGGTGATCGACAAGGTCGGGCCCGGCGTCCCGGCCTCGCGGGTGGGCGAGCGCGTGTGGCTCTACATCGTGCAGTGGCAGCGGGCCTGGGGCACGGCCGCGGAGTTCACCGTCGTCCCGGCGCGCCTGGCTGTGACGCTGCCCGCGAACACGAGCTTCGCCGAAGGGGCCTGCCTGGGTATCCCGGCGGTGACCGCGCACCGCTGCCTCTTCGCCGACGGCCCGCTGGACGGCCAGACGGTGCTGGTGACCGGCGGGGCCGGGGCCGTCGGCAACTACGCCGTCCAGCTCGCCAAGTGGGCGGGCGCCCGGGTCATCGCCACCGTGAGCTCGCCCGAGAAGGCGGCCCTGGCCGCCGCTGCCGGCGCCGACCACACGGTGAACTACCGGACGTCTGACGTCGCCGCCGAGATCCTGGCGCTCACCGGCGGGGCCGGCGTCGATCGCATCGTCGACGTCGACTTCGGCGCCAACCTGCCGGCCAGCGTGAAGGTCATCAAGACCAACGGCACCATCGCCACCTATGCGTCGATGGGCGAGCCGGAGCCCAAGCTCCCGTTCTATGCGCTGATGGCCAGGAACGCCACGGTCCGCCCGGTGCTGCTGTACACCATGCCCGAGCGCGCCAAGGACGAGGCCGCCCGCGACATCGCGCACCTGGTCGAGGCGGGCCGGTTGATCCACGTGATCGGCGCGCGCTTTCCGCTGGAGCGCATCGTGGAGGCCCACCAGGCCCAGGAGAGCGGCAAAATCACGGGCAACATCGTGGTCGACGTCGCCAAGGACTGA